One stretch of Arthrobacter polaris DNA includes these proteins:
- a CDS encoding NAD(P)/FAD-dependent oxidoreductase: MAQGQGHHQVRRHHGQRDRKVDVVVIGMGPGGESLAGELAEAGLSVVGVEARLVGGECPYFGCIPSKMMIRAGNAVAEAQRIPVLAGEAQVASDFAVVAQRIRSEATDNWDDTVAADRFTGKGGRLVRGMGRLVGARKVAVTTHDGGELTFSASRAVVLNPGTNPAVPPIPGLEGTPFXTNREAIAANKAPKSLVIVGGGPVAVELAQAFARFGTKVTLVVRGPRLLSKEEPEASEILGGVFHSEGIKVLYNSTVTAVTHANAGFKLEVARASGAVXKLSASKLLIATGRVLALAGLDLPAAGITWGESAGKANTGTGNASKTDTAPTVDAHMQLTKGLYLIGDAAGXGPFTHMSMYQANIATGHILGQDRGXAQSHAVPRVTFTDPEVGAVGLNEQQAREAGLDIRVGYTKVSDSTRGWIHKAGNEGFIKVIEDTSTGVLVGASSMGPHGGEVLSALALAVHARVPVKTLGTMIYTYPTFHRAIAQAVAALK, encoded by the coding sequence GTGGCTCAAGGACAAGGGCATCACCAAGTAAGGAGACATCATGGCCAGCGGGATCGAAAAGTTGATGTAGTTGTCATCGGCATGGGCCCCGGCGGCGAATCGCTCGCCGGGGAGCTCGCTGAGGCTGGGCTTTCGGTGGTGGGTGTGGAAGCCAGGCTGGTGGGCGGGGAATGCCCGTACTTCGGCTGTATCCCGTCCAAAATGATGATCCGGGCCGGCAACGCCGTGGCGGAAGCACAGCGCATTCCCGTTCTGGCTGGCGAGGCACAAGTCGCCTCCGACTTTGCGGTGGTTGCCCAGCGCATACGCTCCGAAGCCACCGACAATTGGGACGACACCGTCGCGGCCGATCGGTTCACCGGCAAGGGCGGGCGGCTGGTGCGCGGTATGGGACGGCTTGTTGGTGCCCGCAAGGTTGCTGTCACAACGCACGACGGCGGTGAGCTCACCTTCAGCGCCAGCCGTGCCGTAGTACTGAATCCCGGCACCAATCCGGCGGTTCCGCCTATTCCCGGGCTTGAGGGGACACCCTTTNGGACAAACCGGGAGGCCATTGCGGCGAATAAGGCACCCAAGTCGTTGGTTATTGTGGGCGGCGGGCCTGTGGCCGTGGAGCTGGCGCAGGCCTTTGCCCGCTTTGGCACCAAGGTGACCTTAGTGGTGCGTGGTCCGCGGCTGCTGTCCAAGGAAGAGCCGGAAGCATCAGAAATTCTTGGCGGGGTCTTTCACAGCGAAGGCATCAAGGTGCTGTACAACAGCACCGTCACGGCTGTGACGCACGCCAATGCCGGCTTCAAGCTCGAAGTGGCCCGTGCTAGCGGCGCCGTAANNAAGCTTTCGGCAAGCAAGCTTCTGATAGCCACCGGCCGCGTCCTGGCCCTGGCCGGGCTGGACTTGCCAGCCGCCGGCATCACATGGGGTGAATCTGCTGGGAAGGCCAACACAGGGACCGGCAACGCCTCGAAGACAGACACCGCGCCCACCGTGGATGCGCACATGCAGCTGACCAAGGGCCTGTACCTGATCGGAGACGCGGCAGGCNGGGGCCCATTTACACACATGTCGATGTATCAGGCCAACATTGCCACCGGGCACATTCTGGGCCAGGACCGTGGGNAAGCCCAGTCGCACGCCGTGCCCAGGGTGACGTTCACCGACCCGGAAGTTGGCGCCGTGGGCCTGAATGAACAGCAGGCACGCGAGGCCGGATTGGACATCCGGGTTGGTTATACGAAGGTCAGTGACTCCACCCGCGGCTGGATTCACAAGGCTGGCAACGAGGGTTTCATCAAGGTTATTGAGGACACGTCGACGGGAGTCCTGGTGGGCGCCAGTTCCATGGGACCACACGGCGGGGAGGTACTCTCGGCCTTGGCCCTGGCCGTGCACGCCCGCGTCCCGGTGAAAACCCTCGGAACCATGATTTACACCTACCCCACGTTCCATCGCGCCATCGCCCAGGCTGTCGCAGCGCTCAAATAA
- a CDS encoding ABC transporter substrate-binding protein, giving the protein MNKNMIPTRRAFLARLRVSVALAVTACSGGNPLSSDSSAPAGSSTSVVVGSANFPESATVAEIYAGALTAAGVTATTKLNIGAREVYIKAVEDGSIDIVPDYSGNLLGYLDPKTTATTAEEVLAALPAVMPDGLSVLDAAKAQDKDAMVVTAETAAKYNLKSIEDLAKVCSELTIGAPPEFQTRPYGLPGLKANYNCVPAKFTPISDGGGPLTVKALLNNEIQVADIFTTSXAIPANKLVVLTDPKNNWLAQQVLPVVKTDTVNASAKDALNKVSSLLTTEDLIKLNDQVSGDQXMDPKDAAAQWLKDKGITK; this is encoded by the coding sequence ATGAACAAGAATATGATTCCCACCCGCCGCGCGTTTCTGGCGCGGCTGCGGGTCTCCGTGGCACTTGCAGTGACAGCCTGCAGCGGCGGCAACCCTCTGTCCAGCGATAGCAGCGCGCCAGCTGGCAGTAGCACATCGGTGGTGGTGGGTTCGGCCAACTTCCCCGAAAGCGCCACCGTTGCGGAGATTTATGCTGGCGCGCTGACCGCTGCTGGCGTCACGGCCACCACAAAGCTGAACATCGGTGCCCGCGAGGTGTACATCAAGGCGGTCGAGGACGGCTCCATTGACATCGTCCCCGACTACAGCGGAAATCTGCTGGGTTACCTGGATCCCAAGACCACCGCGACCACCGCGGAAGAGGTGCTTGCGGCACTGCCTGCAGTGATGCCGGACGGATTGTCAGTACTGGATGCTGCCAAGGCGCAGGACAAGGACGCCATGGTGGTGACAGCGGAGACTGCAGCAAAATACAACCTGAAATCGATCGAGGACCTGGCAAAGGTGTGCAGCGAGCTGACGATCGGTGCACCGCCGGAATTTCAAACCCGCCCGTATGGACTGCCCGGTTTGAAGGCGAACTACAACTGCGTGCCGGCTAAGTTCACTCCCATCAGTGACGGCGGCGGGCCCCTGACGGTCAAGGCGCTGTTGAACAACGAGATTCAGGTGGCAGATATCTTCACCACCTCCNCTGCCATTCCGGCCAACAAACTGGTGGTCCTCACCGATCCGAAGAACAACTGGTTGGCACAGCAGGTGCTGCCGGTGGTCAAGACGGACACAGTGAATGCCTCAGCCAAGGATGCGTTGAATAAGGTTTCAAGTTTGCTGACCACCGAGGACCTCATCAAGCTCAACGACCAGGTCAGCGGCGATCAANAGATGGACCCCAAGGATGCCGCGGCACAGTGGCTCAAGGACAAGGGCATCACCAAGTAA
- a CDS encoding ABC transporter permease: protein MNWQGSMGVPTRVLEHLGYTGLTLAISLAIAVPVGLYVGHTGRGRSVVIALAGMLRALPTLGVMTLFALVATSTLSLMPAIWSLVLLAVPPILTATYAGISSVERDLVDAARSMGMTEPQILFGVEVPNGLVVMLGGFRSAVLQVVSTVAVVALLGLGGLGRYIIDGLAVQDYGQVLGGAVVIAVLAIVLDGVLVLTQRAVVSPGLRPSTVVAEHSPTAVTAPAESPAPSTSIT, encoded by the coding sequence ATGAACTGGCAGGGTTCCATGGGTGTGCCCACCCGTGTGCTGGAGCACCTCGGCTACACGGGCCTGACCCTGGCAATTTCCCTTGCCATTGCCGTACCGGTGGGCCTGTATGTAGGACACACGGGCCGGGGACGCAGCGTCGTCATTGCCCTAGCCGGCATGCTCCGGGCCCTGCCAACGCTGGGTGTCATGACCTTGTTTGCGCTGGTTGCCACCTCCACCCTGTCCCTCATGCCAGCGATTTGGTCGCTGGTGTTATTGGCCGTCCCACCCATCTTGACGGCCACGTATGCCGGGATTTCTTCTGTTGAACGGGATTTGGTGGATGCCGCGCGCAGCATGGGGATGACCGAACCGCAGATCTTGTTCGGGGTTGAGGTGCCCAACGGGCTGGTGGTCATGCTTGGCGGTTTCCGCTCCGCCGTGCTGCAGGTGGTTTCCACGGTGGCGGTCGTGGCGCTCCTCGGCTTGGGTGGCTTGGGCCGCTACATCATTGACGGCTTGGCTGTGCAAGACTACGGTCAGGTTCTTGGCGGTGCCGTGGTGATTGCCGTCTTGGCCATCGTCCTTGACGGCGTGTTGGTCCTGACCCAGCGCGCAGTGGTTTCGCCCGGGTTGCGGCCAAGTACAGTCGTTGCAGAGCATTCCCCGACCGCCGTAACAGCACCAGCAGAGTCACCCGCACCGAGCACTTCCATCACTTAG
- a CDS encoding ABC transporter permease, with protein sequence MQWFLANLPQVANLTGYHLVQAVVPLVLSVIIAIPLAQVARLNRTAGAVILSVGSLLYTVPSLALFVILPSILGTRILDFANIIVALTIYAVALLVRSTLDALNSVDDSXRQAATAMGYKPFQRFLGVDLPLSIPVLFAGLRVISVSNISLVTVGSLLGIPSLGFFFTDGLARNFTTEIIVGIVGTLVLALLMDVVLVLLQRLLTXWLRNAKAARVRRR encoded by the coding sequence ATGCAATGGTTCCTGGCAAATTTGCCCCAGGTTGCGAACCTCACCGGCTATCACCTGGTGCAAGCCGTGGTGCCGTTGGTCCTGAGTGTGATCATCGCTATTCCACTGGCCCAAGTAGCCCGTTTGAACAGGACGGCCGGCGCCGTCATTCTCTCGGTAGGCTCGCTGCTCTATACGGTCCCGTCGCTGGCACTGTTTGTGATCCTGCCCAGCATTCTGGGAACCCGGATTCTGGATTTTGCCAACATCATTGTGGCTCTCACTATTTACGCCGTGGCATTGCTGGTCCGCTCTACCCTTGACGCGTTAAATTCTGTGGATGATTCCNTCCGTCAGGCAGCCACTGCCATGGGGTACAAACCGTTCCAGCGGTTTCTGGGCGTTGATCTTCCGCTGTCCATTCCTGTGTTGTTTGCCGGCCTGCGCGTCATCTCCGTCAGCAACATTTCCCTCGTGACAGTAGGCTCACTGCTGGGCATTCCCAGCCTGGGCTTCTTCTTCACCGACGGCCTGGCGCGCAACTTCACCACTGAGATAATTGTCGGGATTGTGGGCACCCTGGTACTGGCATTGTTGATGGATGTGGTGCTGGTGCTCCTGCAAAGACTGCTGACCNCCTGGCTGCGCAATGCCAAGGCTGCCCGCGTTCGACGGCGGTGA
- a CDS encoding ABC transporter ATP-binding protein: MSRKTIDAAGTAMVEFQGVSKIYQGQSAAVENLNLSVESGXITVXVGPSGCGKTTSLRMINRMVEPTSGSITVGGRNVADIPAPELRRSMGYVMQQAGLLPHRTVLDNVSTVLRLNKVPRAQARNRSLELLETVGLPAAMARRYPTQLSGGQQQRVGVARALAADPXXLLMDEPFSAVDPVVRAELQHELLRLQRELDKTIIFVTHDIDEATLLGDKVAVXAVGGRVAQYAPPEEILRAPVDDFVANFVGRDRGFRRLSFSPGTDVPIHPVXPLWCGRGPPGQARTTKLPPAQXSGTSVWVLVVDADNRPLGWLPLPAIPRQHRALSRRRFPALVPGGSLFHRGDPLRTALDSALSSSGLGVAVDDAGRVAGXVKGPEVLAAIDAIREGRH; this comes from the coding sequence ATGTCGCGCAAAACCATCGATGCAGCAGGCACAGCCATGGTTGAATTCCAGGGCGTCAGCAAGATCTACCAGGGCCAGTCCGCTGCCGTGGAAAACCTCAATCTCAGCGTTGAGAGCGGANAAATCACCGTTNTTGTTGGACCGTCGGGCTGCGGCAAAACCACTTCGCTGCGCATGATCAACCGCATGGTGGAGCCCACCTCCGGCAGTATCACGGTGGGCGGGCGCAACGTTGCTGATATTCCGGCCCCGGAGCTGCGCCGCTCCATGGGCTACGTCATGCAGCAAGCCGGGCTGCTGCCGCACCGCACCGTGCTGGATAACGTCTCCACCGTGCTGCGCCTGAACAAGGTTCCGCGCGCGCAGGCCCGCAACCGTTCCCTGGAACTGCTCGAAACTGTGGGGCTACCGGCGGCCATGGCCAGGCGCTACCCCACTCAGCTCTCCGGCGGACAGCAGCAGCGCGTTGGCGTGGCCCGGGCTTTGGCCGCCGATCCCNCANTCTTGCTCATGGACGAGCCCTTCTCCGCCGTTGACCCTGTGGTCCGCGCCGAACTCCAACACGAGCTGTTGCGGTTGCAGCGTGAACTGGATAAAACCATCATTTTCGTCACGCACGACATCGATGAAGCCACTCTCCTGGGCGACAAGGTGGCTGTTNTTGCCGTCGGCGGCCGCGTGGCCCAATATGCTCCTCCGGAGGAAATCCTGCGCGCCCCGGTGGATGATTTCGTGGCCAATTTTGTGGGCCGCGATCGCGGCTTCCGCAGGCTCTCCTTCAGCCCGGGCACGGACGTTCCCATCCACCCGGTAGNNCCACTGTGGTGTGGCAGGGGACCGCCGGGCCAGGCACGCACCACGAAGTTGCCTCCTGCGCAGCNNTCCGGCACCTCCGTCTGGGTGTTGGTGGTGGACGCCGACAACCGCCCACTAGGCTGGCTACCCCTTCCGGCAATACCCCGCCAGCACCGGGCGCTTAGCCGCCGCAGGTTCCCCGCTCTGGTGCCCGGCGGCTCCCTGTTCCACCGTGGCGACCCGTTGCGCACCGCCCTCGATTCCGCACTGTCCTCCTCCGGATTAGGCGTTGCCGTGGATGACGCCGGGCGTGTGGCAGGGNTTGTCAAGGGTCCCGAGGTGTTGGCAGCCATCGATGCAATTCGCGAGGGCCGGCACTGA
- a CDS encoding glutathione S-transferase family protein has protein sequence MVTDGNAANEEFSTVGAYVTGAEFTXDTHYIETRITRDGAGGYPVEAGRYRLVVARACPWAHRSTIVRRLLGLEEAISIGVCGPTHDVRSWTFDLDPGRRDPVLGIERLQEAYFKRTPNYPRGITVPAMVDILSGAVVTNNFPQITLDFSTEWKEFHRDGAPDLYPEALRAEMTVVNKRVFTEVNNGVYRCGFAGSQDAYDAAYARLFTALDWLEERLASQRYLMGGTITEADVRLFTTLVRFDAVYHGHFKCNRNKLTEMPVLWAYARDLFQTPGFGDTVDFEQIKKHYYIVHTDLNPTHIVPLGPDTSGWATAHGRESLGGSPFGAGTAPTRPVDA, from the coding sequence ATGGTAACTGACGGCAATGCAGCGAATGAAGAATTCAGCACGGTGGGTGCCTATGTCACCGGCGCCGAATTCACCAGNGACACGCATTACATTGAAACCCGGATTACCCGTGACGGTGCCGGTGGCTACCCCGTGGAGGCCGGGCGGTACCGGTTGGTGGTGGCCAGGGCGTGCCCTTGGGCGCACAGGTCAACTATTGTGCGCCGCTTGTTGGGCCTTGAGGAAGCCATTTCCATTGGCGTGTGCGGGCCCACGCACGACGTCCGTTCGTGGACCTTCGACCTAGACCCCGGCCGCCGCGATCCGGTCCTGGGGATCGAACGGCTCCAAGAAGCCTATTTCAAGCGCACNCCCAACTACCCGCGGGGAATTACGGTTCCGGCCATGGTGGATATTCTTAGCGGGGCGGTTGTGACGAATAATTTCCCGCAAATCACACTGGACTTCTCCACCGAGTGGAAAGAATTCCACCGTGATGGAGCGCCCGACCTCTACCCGGAGGCTTTGCGTGCGGAGATGACTGTGGTGAACAAGCGCGTTTTCACAGAGGTGAACAATGGCGTGTACCGCTGCGGCTTTGCTGGCAGCCAGGACGCCTACGACGCCGCCTATGCGCGCCTATTCACCGCTCTGGACTGGCTCGAGGAACGCCTCGCCAGCCAGCGCTACCTGATGGGAGGGACCATCACCGAAGCTGATGTGCGCCTNTTTACCACCTTGGTTCGCTTTGATGCCGTCTATCACGGCCATTTCAAATGCAACCGCAACAAGCTCACCGAGATGCCCGTCCTGTGGGCCTATGCCCGTGATCTGTTCCAGACNCCCGGATTTGGTGACACCGTGGACTTTGAGCAGATCAAGAAGCACTATTACATTGTCCACACCGATCTGAACCCTACCCACATTGTGCCGCTGGGACCGGACACCTCGGGTTGGGCCACGGCCCACGGGCGCGAGTCACTCGGCGGGAGTCCCTTTGGAGCTGGCACTGCGCCGACCCGCCCTGTTGACGCCTAA
- a CDS encoding VOC family protein: MKEGHHGHAPQPYLSFAGNAKDAMEFYQSVFGGTVERTTFGEFNMSQDPADTDRIMHSMLVSENGLVLMGSDVPAARDSVAFSHGSDHTVSLSGEDEAELRGYWDKLSDGGVISMALEKSPXGDTFGMCSDKYGVPWMVNISGTPPQ, translated from the coding sequence ATCAAGGAGGGTCATCATGGCCACGCACCTCAACCCTATTTGAGTTTTGCCGGCAACGCCAAGGACGCCATGGAGTTTTACCAGTCAGTCTTTGGTGGCACGGTGGAGCGGACCACCTTCGGCGAGTTCAACATGTCCCAGGATCCTGCCGACACGGACAGAATCATGCACTCCATGCTAGTCAGTGAGAACGGATTGGTGCTGATGGGCTCTGATGTTCCTGCAGCTAGGGACTCTGTGGCGTTCTCGCACGGCTCAGACCACACGGTATCTCTCAGCGGCGAGGATGAGGCCGAGCTGCGCGGCTATTGGGACAAGCTCTCCGACGGCGGCGTGATATCGATGGCGTTGGAGAAATCTCCGTGNGGNGACACTTTCGGCATGTGCAGCGACAAATATGGCGTGCCGTGGATGGTTAACATTTCTGGCACTCCACCGCAGTAG
- a CDS encoding ABC transporter substrate-binding protein: MEFSRRQGLKMGLLVSIAGLGVGLASCSTGAVGETGTQTTDTATDTFPVSVKHIYGETLIKTAPQRVATVSWVNDDVAIALGVIPVGMPRNDWGGNGALSTPWKDAALEKAGAALGSDKAPAQYSETDGVNFTEIAKTNPDLILAVYSGLTQEEYDKLSKIAPVVAFPEAAYSTAWQDSTTMIGAALGRSKAAQELVSVTEKVIQDQAAKYPQLEGKTFIYGNLEPAKSEGVNVYTSADNRPKFLSSIGMVLAPVVVKAEKPQRXFYLPWSAEKANELDSDIFVSWVPDKKTKEAIVADPLLSQIPALGSGAFVADSDNTLTLAISASSPLSLPWALDAFLPQLAAAADKA, encoded by the coding sequence ATGGAATTTTCGCGTCGGCAGGGTCTGAAGATGGGACTCCTCGTATCTATTGCAGGCCTGGGAGTTGGCTTGGCAAGTTGTTCAACGGGAGCTGTGGGAGAAACTGGGACGCAAACTACGGACACAGCCACGGACACATTTCCTGTCAGCGTCAAGCACATTTACGGTGAAACTCTCATTAAGACGGCCCCGCAAAGGGTTGCGACGGTTTCTTGGGTCAATGACGATGTTGCCATTGCCCTGGGAGTGATTCCTGTGGGTATGCCCAGGAACGACTGGGGTGGCAATGGTGCACTCTCCACTCCCTGGAAGGATGCCGCGCTGGAAAAGGCGGGAGCCGCTCTTGGCAGTGACAAGGCACCAGCACAGTACTCAGAAACAGATGGAGTGAACTTCACTGAAATCGCCAAAACCAATCCGGACCTCATCTTGGCGGTCTACTCGGGCCTGACGCAGGAAGAATACGACAAACTGAGCAAGATCGCTCCCGTGGTGGCATTCCCGGAGGCGGCCTACTCAACGGCATGGCAGGATTCCACCACCATGATCGGCGCGGCGTTGGGCCGCTCGAAGGCTGCCCAAGAGCTGGTATCAGTGACTGAGAAGGTCATCCAGGATCAGGCCGCCAAATACCCACAGCTCGAAGGAAAGACCTTCATCTATGGCAATCTGGAACCAGCAAAGAGCGAAGGCGTGAACGTGTACACCTCCGCCGACAACCGTCCTAAGTTCCTTTCCAGCATTGGCATGGTGCTGGCNCCCGTGGTGGTCAAGGCTGAAAAACCGCAGAGGNNGTTCTACCTTCCGTGGTCGGCGGAAAAGGCCAATGAGCTGGATTCGGATATCTTTGTGAGCTGGGTTCCAGATAAGAAGACCAAGGAAGCGATTGTTGCGGATCCGCTGCTGAGTCAGATCCCGGCTTTGGGGTCCGGTGCATTTGTTGCGGATTCGGACAACACGCTCACCTTGGCTATTTCCGCTTCGTCCCCACTGAGCCTGCCGTGGGCNCTTGACGCTTTCTTGCCGCAGCTGGCTGCCGCAGCCGACAAGGCGTAA